The following are from one region of the Paenibacillus protaetiae genome:
- a CDS encoding pro-sigmaK processing inhibitor BofA family protein, whose protein sequence is MNNIWLIIFIASSLLLLLVLLRNRLSWKGVGSFAAHFLLAAAALYVLNYSGVLPGEQIPLNPVTIGTVVVLGIPGVALIMGLQWLVI, encoded by the coding sequence ATGAATAACATTTGGCTTATTATTTTTATTGCCTCTTCGCTGCTCCTTTTACTTGTATTATTGCGAAATCGCCTTTCGTGGAAAGGAGTGGGCAGCTTTGCGGCTCATTTCCTGCTGGCGGCAGCCGCGCTTTATGTATTGAATTACTCAGGGGTTTTGCCGGGTGAACAAATACCTTTAAATCCTGTAACGATCGGCACGGTTGTTGTGCTTGGTATCCCTGGGGTCGCATTAATTATGGGTTTGCAATGGCTTGTTATTTAA
- the ssuE gene encoding NADPH-dependent FMN reductase gives MSKAVIISGSPNASSRLNGLIQYVEQQLSDFNISVELITVASLPPEDLIYTNFSSPAIVAANQLVAEADAVIIASPVYKASYTGVLKTFIDLIPEKGFAGKVIAPLFIGGSSAHLLSMDYSLKPVASALGARIFASGVYAIDKQIERTTSDDGQFLFNVQEELKDRLHATAAEIAEELRLRSK, from the coding sequence ATGTCCAAAGCCGTCATTATTTCCGGCAGTCCAAATGCCAGCTCCCGCCTGAATGGACTTATTCAGTATGTGGAGCAACAGTTGTCCGACTTCAATATTTCGGTTGAACTCATCACAGTAGCTTCATTGCCGCCGGAGGATCTGATCTACACAAATTTCAGCAGTCCTGCCATTGTTGCGGCCAACCAGCTGGTCGCTGAAGCAGATGCCGTCATTATTGCAAGTCCGGTATACAAAGCTTCATATACAGGCGTGCTTAAAACATTTATCGATCTGATCCCGGAAAAAGGATTTGCTGGCAAGGTTATTGCACCGCTGTTTATTGGCGGCTCCAGCGCCCATCTGCTGTCGATGGACTATTCGCTTAAACCGGTGGCTTCCGCACTCGGAGCGCGAATATTCGCTAGCGGCGTATATGCCATTGATAAACAAATTGAACGGACGACTTCGGATGACGGGCAATTTCTGTTTAACGTACAGGAAGAATTAAAAGACCGGCTTCATGCGACAGCCGCCGAAATTGCAGAAGAACTCCGGCTGCGCAGCAAATAA
- a CDS encoding YaaL family protein yields MALLEENVETQVIALTKKALAAGEEWTEVMRREIAEAKRDWVNANRFFETAAGQDQIDYAIYAIISAEKRYEMLLRAAKSRKIKWPEWVIME; encoded by the coding sequence ATGGCACTATTAGAAGAAAACGTGGAAACGCAGGTTATCGCTTTAACCAAAAAAGCGCTTGCCGCCGGCGAGGAGTGGACGGAAGTTATGCGCCGGGAGATTGCGGAGGCGAAGCGGGACTGGGTGAACGCCAATCGCTTTTTTGAAACGGCCGCCGGCCAGGATCAAATCGATTACGCCATATATGCCATTATTTCCGCTGAAAAAAGGTACGAGATGCTTCTTCGTGCTGCCAAAAGCCGCAAAATAAAATGGCCGGAGTGGGTGATTATGGAATGA